Below is a genomic region from Chloroflexota bacterium.
ATCACCCTCGGGAACCTGATCCGCGGCGACGAGGGGCTCGTGCTGAAAGAGCAGATGGAGGCGCGCGGTGACGGCAGCGTGCTCACGATCCCCACAAAGATCCGCTACGGCGAGCTGCAGTACCGCGAGCCGCGCCCGCCGCCCTCGCGCGACGTACGCGTTCGGCAGTCGCTCCTCCATGCGCTCGATCGCGCCCAGCTCGTCGAGGCGCTGCTCCACGGCCTCAGCACGATGGCGGACATGTACCTGGCCCCGAACGACGCGGCGTTTCCCGCGGCGGACAAGGTGATCGCGAAGTACCCCTACGACCCGAACCGCGCCGCCACGCTCCTCCAGGACGCCGGCTGGACACGAGGCGACGAGGGCGTCCTCCGGAACAGTACCGGGGAGCGCTTCGACCTCGAGCTCCGAACGACGGAAGAGACGCAAAACCAGAAGGAAGTGCAGATCATCGCGGACGCGTGGAAGGCCGTCGGCATCAATCCAAGCGTGGAGATCGTCCCCAAGGCGAAGCAGAACGACCAGGAGTATCGGGCGAAGTACCCCGGCATCGGCTTCTCGGCGACGTCCATCCAGGCCGATTGGCTCTCGAAATGGCAGACCGAGCTGATCGCATCCGAGGCGAACCGGTGGCGGGGCGGCAACCGCGGCGCGTACAGCCGCCCGGAGTTCGATGCCATGTACCGGCAGTACATCACGACGGTGGACCCAGTCGAGCGCCAAGCCGTGCTGGTCGCGCTCGTCAAGTTCGCGTCGGAGGACGTGACGTACTTACCGCTCTACTACCAGATCGACGTGCACGCGATCCGCGCCGGCTTGAAGGGCGTGGAGCCGCGCTGGCCGGGCCAACCGGGCATGGCCTTCAACGCCTATCAGTGGTACTGGGCTGGCTAGTACGCACATCCGGTGCATCGGACGCGACGCGCCGTCATGCTGAGCCCGCAGGCGAAGCACCTCGCGATGGGCCGTCATGCTGAGCCCGCAGGCGAAGCATCTCGCGATGGGCCGTCATGCTGAGCCCGCAGGCGAAGCACCTCGCGATTGACAGCGGTCCCTCGCGGGCGCGCGGGATGACCGCTCGAATTGCACGCGGCTCCGCTGGGGAACGAGCCTGCGAGCGACGCGGCGTTTGAAGCGATCCGACCGGCTACAATGACCCGTGCGATTCACGACGGTCCTTTTCGACGTGGGCGACACCCTGGTCAACGTTCCGCGGCCGGCCCCAACCTACCAGCGCTTGCTCGCCGAACACGGCTGCGTGCTCGCCATGCCAGAGGTCGAGCGCATCGTGCAGGAGTCGCGGCGCGTGGTGGACGAGCTGGTGCCGACGTGGCTCGGCGACGATCTCAGCCTCGACGCCGCCGCGACGGCCCGCAGGCGCGAGCTTCACGTCGAAACGATCCTCTCCCTCGCCGGGGTCGCGGACGCGAGCGCCGCGCGCTCGGCGTTCTTTGACCTCTACGTGGGGACCCGGTTCTTCACCCTCTTCCCGGACGTGCCCGACGCGCTTCGGGCACTCCAGGAGCGCGGCTACCGAATGGGGATCGTGTCGAACTGGGAGTCGCGCCTCATGTCGCTTTGCGCCGCGCACGGAATCGCGGACGCCTTCGACTTCGCCGTCGTGTCCGAGCTGGAAGGGTACGTCAAGCCGCACGCGCGGCTCTACCGACGCGCGCTCGAGCTTGCAGGCGTTCCTCCCGAGCGGGTCGTGCACGTCGGGGACAAAGTGCGCGAGGACGTCGGAGGCGCGGCGAGCGTCGGGATCGCGGCCGTGCTTCTGGATCGCCAGGGCCAGAGCACAGGGGACTACCAGCCTCGGATCAGCTCCCTCGCGGAGCTCCCATCGCTCCTGGATTCCTTCGCCGCCGCCTCCTCGTCCGATGGCTGAACGGGGCGCGCCGCGGCTATTCACGGTCGCCGAGGCGAACGCACTGCTGCCCCGCCTCCGCGACATCCTTGCCGAGCTTCGCGCCGCGCGGGAGCGCCTTCTCCACATCCAGGAGCAGCTCGCCGAGCGGATCCACGGCGGCGCTCGATCCAACGGCCACATCGAGCCAGGTGGTGAGACCGCTCAGCTCACCGCCGCCTCCGAGGCGGCGCAGCGTGACATGACTCGTGCAGTCCGCGCCATTGCGGAGCTGGGGTGCGAGCTGAAGGACCCTGATCGTGGGATGGTGGATTTTCGCACGATGCGTGATGGCCGCGTCGTCTACCTGTGCTGGCTCATGGACGAGCCGGAGGTTCAATTCTGGCACGAGCTGGACGCCGGCTATCGCGGCCGTCAGCGGCTGTAGCAGAAGGAGGTCTGGAATGGCGCGCGTCGAGCTGGGCGTTCATATCGGCCCGCAAGACATCGATCTGGACGAGCTTCGCCTCCTCTGGCGGCGTTGCGACGCCGCTGGCTTCGACCTGATCACCGTGTGGGACCACTTCTACGAGTCGCCTCCCGTCGACGGCAGCCATCCCGTTTTCGAATCCATTGCCAGCCTCGCCGCGCTCGCCCTGGAGACCCGGCGCTGTCGGATCGGATGCCTGTGTTTCGGGATGGGCTACCGAAACCCGGCGCTCCTCGCCAAGTCGCTCACCACCATCGACCATCTCAGTAAGGGACGACTGACCGTGGGCCTTGGCGCGGGCTGGCACGAGCCCGAGCACGACGGCTACGGCTTTCGGTTTCCGCCGGTCAAGGAGCGTATGGACCGACTCTCGGAGGGGGTGCGCATCGTGCGAGCCCTCTTCACCCAGGAGCGAAGCACGTTCGTCGGCGAGTATTACCAGGTCAAGGACGCGCCAAATGCGCCGCGCCCTGTCCAGGAACGGATCCCCATCATCGTCGGGGGTGGCGGCGAGCGCCGCACGCTGCGGATCGCGGCCCGGTGGGCCGACGGGTCGAATCAGGCATACATCTCCCCCGAGGAGTATCGGCACAAGAACGCTGTGCTCGACCAGTGGTGCGAACAGCTTGGCCGTGACCCGCGAACTCTCGAGCGCAGCGTCAACGTGCACTTCCGTATGTCCTCGCGGGGAACGCCCCCCGCCGGGGCACAGCCCGACGGAGCCATCTCAGGCTCTCCGCTGGAGGTCGTGGACCGACTCGGCCAGTACGTCGACGCCGGCGCGCAGCGCATCAGCCTCGCGATCCGCCCGCCGGTGGATCTTGACGCCCTGGAGACGTTCGTCGACCGTGTCATGCCCGCGTTTCGCTGACCGATCTCTCTCACCCTCTTGACCCCTCTCCCGGCCGCCCCGTCGGGTGGTCGGGGCTACCCTCGGGCGCAACGAAAACCACCCTGCCAACGGTGGGACGTCGGTTCGACCAATGCCTATAAGGAAATCAGGTCGGGATCGAGGGCGATGCGTGAGACGTCGCGGCCTGCCGGGAGGAGGACAGTATGCGTTCTATCAGCGTACTTTTCGCAATCATCGCGGGAGTTTTCGTGGTCAGTCTGCTGGCGATGTCCGCTGGAGCAACGATGATGGGACCGGGATTCATGGGCCCCGGCTGGATGGGACCGGGCATGATGTGGGGCTATGGAAACGCCGCGGCCAACGGCGTCGACGGTTGGCGTTGGGGGCTGGGAATGGCGCTCGGCTGGATCGGGATGGTTGCCTTCTGGGCCGTCATCGTGGTGGGCGCGATCGTGCTGGTGCGGTGGCTCGGGAGCGGCATGCGATCGACCGAGGGCCCGTCGGCGCGCGACGAGCCTCTGGAGATCCTGCGGCGGCGCTACGCGGCGGGCGAGATCGACGATGCGACCTATGAGCGAATGAAGCGCGAGCTGGCGGCATGACCATGCTGTATTTGCCCCAGGTCCAGAGACTGGTGTACGCGTGACCGCGCAGCCGATACGCGCTCCGAGCCCTGCAGAGCGACCGCGTCTCCACGAGCTGGCCAAAGATCCGATTTGCGGAATGGTTGTCGACAAAAACACCGCTCTCAAGACGGAGCGCGGCGCGCGAACGTACTACTTCTGCAGCGTCAACTGCCTGCGGACGTTCGAATCGCCCGAGGCAGAGCTCAAGACGATGCGGAGGCGGGTGAGCGTCGCGCTCACCGGCGTCCTGATACTGGCCGTCCTGCGCGCGGCAGCCTTCATTGCGCTCGCGGCCGGCGCGACGATCGTCACCTGGGCACCCATTCCCGCCCTGCCGTGGTTCACGTGGGGGAAGTGGCTCTTCATCATCGTCACCCCCGTTCAATTCATTGGGGGGTGGGGATTCTACAAAGGCGCCTGGAGCGCGCTACGGACCCGCTCCATCAACATGGACGTTCTCGTGGCGCTCGGGACCAGCACAGCGTACCTCTACAGCACGGCCGTCGTGTTCTTCCCATGGATCTTGCCGGTCGCCGCTGAAAAGCGAGACGTTTACTTCGAGGTGTCAGCGGTCATCATCGCCTTCGTCCTCGTCGGCAAGTATATGGAGGAGGCCATCAAGACCCGTTCGTCGGCGGCCGTGCGACGGCTGATGGACCTGCGGCCCGCCACCGCGTCGGTTGTTCGGGACGGCCGAGAGATGGAAGTGCCCGCCGAGTCTGTCATGGTCGGCGACGTGGTTCTCATTCGGCCTGGCGGGAAGATCCCGGCCGACGGCACCGTGATCGATGGCTTTTCCAGCGTGGACGAGTCGATGTTGACAGGCGAGTCGATGCCGGTCGAGAAAGGCCCCGGTGACGGCGTTCTCGGCGGAACGCTGAATCGAACGGGCTCGTTCCGGTTCTCTGCAACCCGCGTGGGCGCGGAGACGGCGCTTGCGCAAATCGTGCAGATCGTCGAGGAGGCCCAGGCCACGAGCGCGCCGATTCAACGCATTGCCGACCAGGCCACGCGCATCTTCGTCCCATCCGTGGTCGGCGCGGCCGTCCTCGCCTTCGTCGGGTGGTCGCTCGTCGGGAATTTCCCCCAGGGCCTTCTCTCATTTATCGCCGTGCTCATCATTGCATGCCCGTGCGCGCTGGGAATCGCCACGCCCGCCGCGCTCATGGTGGGGGTCGGAAAGGGAGCGGAGCGAGGCATCCTGATCCGAAGCGGTGAGGTGCTCGAGCGCGCGGAGCGCCTCAGCATGGTGGTCTTTGACAAGACGGGCACCCTGACTCGAGGCGAGCCGAACGTCACCGACGTCGCGACGTTTGGCGGACTCTCATCCGAGGAGATCATCGCGCTCGCGGCAGCGGCCGAGCGGTCTTCGGAGCACCCGATCGCCCAGGCGATCGTTCGTGATGCGCGCCATCGGTCCCTCGAGATTCCGGATGGCGAAGCCTTCCAGGCGATCCCCGGCGAAGGCGTCCGCGTGCGTGTTGGCGGCCGAAAGCTCCTCTTTGGAAATCGGCGATTGATGGTCGGCAACGGGGTTGAAATCGACGCCGCGGAACCCACCATGCTCCGTATGGAGGCGGAGGGGAAGACGGCGATGCTGCTGGCGGTAGACGGCGCCCTGGTTGGAATCGTCGCGGTGGCCGACACGCTGAAGACCGAGGCCCGG
It encodes:
- a CDS encoding peptide ABC transporter substrate-binding protein, with protein sequence MKPLNIGLFDEPPALGSKFSGGGTGRADYSFLFAAKLIQYDSHGSPMAVLATEPPSLEKGTWRLLDDQRMETTYTLRKATFQDGSPFTADDVAFTWRLIMNPDLPAEDHEPEKFIDSIEVLDPQTFVVHWRETYVFANAWDLEPLPKAIFGPLVDRDVQAFTNTSAWTRDWVGLGPYRVTDWVQGTYLKGQAFDGFVLGKPKIRDIVVNFVQDANQAVSRMLAGTLDITLGNLIRGDEGLVLKEQMEARGDGSVLTIPTKIRYGELQYREPRPPPSRDVRVRQSLLHALDRAQLVEALLHGLSTMADMYLAPNDAAFPAADKVIAKYPYDPNRAATLLQDAGWTRGDEGVLRNSTGERFDLELRTTEETQNQKEVQIIADAWKAVGINPSVEIVPKAKQNDQEYRAKYPGIGFSATSIQADWLSKWQTELIASEANRWRGGNRGAYSRPEFDAMYRQYITTVDPVERQAVLVALVKFASEDVTYLPLYYQIDVHAIRAGLKGVEPRWPGQPGMAFNAYQWYWAG
- a CDS encoding HAD-IA family hydrolase, whose amino-acid sequence is MRFTTVLFDVGDTLVNVPRPAPTYQRLLAEHGCVLAMPEVERIVQESRRVVDELVPTWLGDDLSLDAAATARRRELHVETILSLAGVADASAARSAFFDLYVGTRFFTLFPDVPDALRALQERGYRMGIVSNWESRLMSLCAAHGIADAFDFAVVSELEGYVKPHARLYRRALELAGVPPERVVHVGDKVREDVGGAASVGIAAVLLDRQGQSTGDYQPRISSLAELPSLLDSFAAASSSDG
- a CDS encoding DUF2203 domain-containing protein, with the translated sequence MAERGAPRLFTVAEANALLPRLRDILAELRAARERLLHIQEQLAERIHGGARSNGHIEPGGETAQLTAASEAAQRDMTRAVRAIAELGCELKDPDRGMVDFRTMRDGRVVYLCWLMDEPEVQFWHELDAGYRGRQRL
- a CDS encoding TIGR03560 family F420-dependent LLM class oxidoreductase, which gives rise to MARVELGVHIGPQDIDLDELRLLWRRCDAAGFDLITVWDHFYESPPVDGSHPVFESIASLAALALETRRCRIGCLCFGMGYRNPALLAKSLTTIDHLSKGRLTVGLGAGWHEPEHDGYGFRFPPVKERMDRLSEGVRIVRALFTQERSTFVGEYYQVKDAPNAPRPVQERIPIIVGGGGERRTLRIAARWADGSNQAYISPEEYRHKNAVLDQWCEQLGRDPRTLERSVNVHFRMSSRGTPPAGAQPDGAISGSPLEVVDRLGQYVDAGAQRISLAIRPPVDLDALETFVDRVMPAFR
- a CDS encoding SHOCT domain-containing protein, with amino-acid sequence MRSISVLFAIIAGVFVVSLLAMSAGATMMGPGFMGPGWMGPGMMWGYGNAAANGVDGWRWGLGMALGWIGMVAFWAVIVVGAIVLVRWLGSGMRSTEGPSARDEPLEILRRRYAAGEIDDATYERMKRELAA
- a CDS encoding heavy metal translocating P-type ATPase, translated to MTAQPIRAPSPAERPRLHELAKDPICGMVVDKNTALKTERGARTYYFCSVNCLRTFESPEAELKTMRRRVSVALTGVLILAVLRAAAFIALAAGATIVTWAPIPALPWFTWGKWLFIIVTPVQFIGGWGFYKGAWSALRTRSINMDVLVALGTSTAYLYSTAVVFFPWILPVAAEKRDVYFEVSAVIIAFVLVGKYMEEAIKTRSSAAVRRLMDLRPATASVVRDGREMEVPAESVMVGDVVLIRPGGKIPADGTVIDGFSSVDESMLTGESMPVEKGPGDGVLGGTLNRTGSFRFSATRVGAETALAQIVQIVEEAQATSAPIQRIADQATRIFVPSVVGAAVLAFVGWSLVGNFPQGLLSFIAVLIIACPCALGIATPAALMVGVGKGAERGILIRSGEVLERAERLSMVVFDKTGTLTRGEPNVTDVATFGGLSSEEIIALAAAAERSSEHPIAQAIVRDARHRSLEIPDGEAFQAIPGEGVRVRVGGRKLLFGNRRLMVGNGVEIDAAEPTMLRMEAEGKTAMLLAVDGALVGIVAVADTLKTEAREAIQLLRQKGVALALLSGDNRRTAEAIGRQLGIERIIAEVLPADKAGVIRELQAQGNVVAMVGDGVNDAPALAAADIGIAIGSGSDVAKETGGIVLIRDDVRDVATAISLSQATMRKIKQNLFWAFIYNTIGIPIAAFGLLNPIIAAAAMALSSLSVITNSSLLSRMH